A genomic window from bacterium includes:
- a CDS encoding Rieske 2Fe-2S domain-containing protein yields MRKFKVCKESEIAEGQGRSIKVLAKEIMIYRIDGQLHAYDGLCKHMRASLISQGELKEYTLTCKWHGWQYDIRNGACLGKPDVYLTAHTIEITNGDIYVCVA; encoded by the coding sequence ATGCGAAAATTTAAAGTCTGCAAAGAATCCGAAATCGCCGAAGGACAGGGCCGTTCCATCAAGGTATTAGCCAAAGAAATCATGATCTATCGTATTGACGGTCAACTGCACGCCTACGATGGTTTATGCAAACACATGCGCGCATCATTGATTTCGCAGGGCGAGCTAAAAGAGTACACGCTAACCTGCAAGTGGCACGGCTGGCAATACGACATCCGCAACGGTGCGTGCCTCGGTAAACCGGATGTGTACCTCACTGCGCACACCATCGAAATAACAAACGGCGACATCTATGTGTGCGTGGCATAA